One Methylobacterium sp. AMS5 genomic region harbors:
- the xoxJ gene encoding rare earth element methanol dehydrogenase accessory protein XoxJ, with translation MTRSSAPVSVAVAALLLSAGARPGHAQHLPDLVTQDVLRVCSDPGNMPFSERKGGGFENKIAQIVADELKVKLRYYWLTQGPGFVRNTLGTGLCDLIIGTSGGDIVQATNPYYRSAYVLVARKGALSDLKRLDDPRLKDKQIGIIAGTPPSNRLSELKLVGERIHAYAPYAFGAERKHQTVAAEVIADLAEKKIDVAILWGPAAGWLAKQSGVPMDVVPLLHEPGRPPLTFRVSMGVRHNENDWKRSLNAVLRKRKADIEAVLREYEVPLLAEEDNKPLDAADE, from the coding sequence ATGACCCGCTCAAGCGCACCCGTTTCGGTCGCGGTCGCCGCGCTCCTGCTCTCGGCAGGGGCGCGGCCCGGTCATGCGCAGCACCTGCCCGATCTGGTCACGCAGGATGTCCTGCGTGTCTGCAGCGATCCCGGCAATATGCCGTTCTCCGAGCGCAAGGGTGGCGGTTTCGAGAATAAGATCGCGCAGATCGTCGCTGACGAGCTGAAGGTCAAGCTGCGCTATTACTGGCTGACCCAGGGGCCCGGATTCGTCCGCAATACCCTCGGCACCGGTCTGTGCGACCTGATCATCGGCACGTCGGGCGGCGACATCGTCCAGGCGACCAACCCGTATTACCGCTCGGCCTACGTTCTGGTCGCGCGCAAGGGCGCGTTGTCGGACCTCAAGCGCCTCGACGACCCGCGGCTGAAGGACAAGCAGATCGGCATCATCGCCGGGACGCCGCCCTCCAACCGCCTGAGCGAGCTGAAACTCGTCGGCGAGCGGATCCATGCCTACGCGCCCTACGCCTTCGGGGCCGAGCGCAAGCATCAGACGGTCGCGGCGGAAGTGATCGCGGATCTCGCCGAGAAGAAGATCGACGTGGCGATCCTCTGGGGGCCGGCTGCGGGCTGGCTGGCCAAGCAGAGCGGCGTGCCGATGGATGTCGTGCCGCTGCTCCACGAGCCGGGACGGCCGCCGCTGACCTTCCGTGTCTCCATGGGCGTCCGCCACAACGAGAACGACTGGAAGCGCAGCCTCAACGCCGTGCTGCGCAAGCGCAAGGCCGACATTGAGGCGGTGTTGCGGGAATACGAGGTGCCGCTGCTGGCGGAGGAGGACAACAAGCCTCTCGATGCCGCGGACGAGTGA
- the folK gene encoding 2-amino-4-hydroxy-6-hydroxymethyldihydropteridine diphosphokinase: MTRAYLGLGSNIGDKAAMLARAVEHLAATPGIRIVARSADYRTPPWGDTDQDWFLNAAIAIDTERTPHGLLEVCLSIEAALGRVRERRWGPRVIDIDVLAYEGAQVSDERLVLPHRFVRERAFVLVPLAEIAPDLVIGGETVTEALAKLDPTGIERAK, encoded by the coding sequence ATGACGCGCGCCTATCTCGGGCTGGGCAGCAATATCGGTGACAAGGCCGCGATGCTGGCCCGGGCCGTCGAGCACCTCGCCGCGACGCCCGGCATCCGGATCGTGGCGCGCTCCGCCGATTACCGCACGCCGCCCTGGGGCGATACGGATCAGGACTGGTTCCTCAACGCGGCAATCGCCATCGACACCGAACGGACACCGCACGGGTTGCTGGAGGTCTGCCTGTCGATCGAGGCGGCGCTCGGGCGCGTCCGCGAGCGACGCTGGGGGCCGCGCGTCATCGACATCGACGTGCTGGCCTATGAGGGGGCGCAGGTGTCCGACGAACGCCTCGTTCTGCCGCACCGCTTCGTGCGCGAGCGCGCCTTCGTGCTGGTGCCGCTCGCCGAGATCGCCCCCGACCTCGTCATCGGTGGCGAGACGGTCACGGAGGCCCTGGCCAAGCTCGATCCGACGGGGATCGAACGGGCCAAATGA
- the folB gene encoding dihydroneopterin aldolase produces MADRILVHRLAVFARHGVLPEEERLGQRFYISLECRLDLGPAGRSDDVAATVSYADLAEIALDIATHRRFALIEALAEAIAETCLARFPRIETIAVRIDKPSAPIPAVLDYAAIEIVRGRADRAATTETP; encoded by the coding sequence ATGGCTGACCGCATCCTCGTCCACCGCCTCGCGGTCTTCGCCCGTCACGGCGTGCTGCCGGAGGAAGAGCGGCTGGGCCAGCGCTTCTACATCTCGCTGGAATGCCGTCTCGACCTCGGGCCGGCCGGCCGCAGCGACGACGTGGCCGCCACCGTGAGCTATGCGGATCTCGCCGAGATCGCCCTCGACATCGCCACCCATCGGCGCTTCGCCCTGATCGAGGCCTTGGCCGAGGCGATTGCCGAGACCTGCCTCGCGCGGTTTCCCCGGATCGAGACGATCGCGGTGCGGATCGACAAGCCGAGCGCGCCGATCCCCGCCGTGCTCGACTACGCGGCCATCGAGATCGTGCGGGGCCGTGCCGACAGAGCCGCGACGACGGAGACGCCATGA
- the folP gene encoding dihydropteroate synthase translates to MPPDDSPPPTRLKTLLPGLGRRTLAMGILNVTPDSFSDGGRFEGVEAARAQAAALTEAGADIIDIGGESTRPGHTPVPAAEEQARVLPVIEAVAPGLSVPISIDTYKASTAEAALKAGATLVNDVWGLQREPDIARVAADHGAPVIVMHNRETIDGSLDIVADMLRFFERSLDIARRAGIRDGDIVLDPGIGFGKSWEQHLEALRRLPEIRALGFPLLVGVSRKSLLGRLHDRETAPRDRLIGSLAAHVLAGSLGADIVRVHDVAPHVEALRVLDAVMRPEGARGTIHG, encoded by the coding sequence ATGCCGCCCGACGACTCTCCTCCGCCGACGCGCCTGAAGACCCTGCTGCCCGGCCTCGGCCGGCGCACGCTGGCGATGGGCATCCTCAACGTCACGCCGGACTCGTTCTCGGACGGAGGCCGCTTCGAAGGCGTCGAGGCGGCCCGCGCGCAGGCGGCGGCATTGACCGAGGCCGGCGCCGACATCATCGACATCGGCGGGGAATCGACCCGGCCCGGCCACACGCCCGTCCCGGCCGCCGAGGAGCAGGCCCGTGTCCTGCCCGTGATCGAGGCCGTGGCACCGGGCCTGTCCGTCCCGATCTCGATCGACACCTACAAGGCGTCGACGGCGGAGGCCGCGCTGAAGGCGGGTGCCACCCTCGTCAACGACGTTTGGGGTCTGCAGCGCGAGCCGGACATCGCCCGCGTCGCGGCCGACCATGGCGCACCGGTCATCGTCATGCACAACCGCGAGACGATCGACGGCTCTCTCGACATCGTCGCCGACATGCTGCGCTTCTTCGAGCGCTCCCTCGACATCGCCCGCCGCGCCGGCATTCGCGACGGCGACATCGTGCTCGATCCCGGCATCGGCTTCGGAAAGAGCTGGGAACAGCATCTCGAAGCCCTGCGCCGCCTGCCCGAAATCCGGGCGCTGGGCTTTCCCCTCCTCGTCGGCGTCTCGCGCAAGAGCCTGCTCGGGCGCCTGCACGACCGCGAGACGGCCCCGCGCGACCGACTCATCGGCTCGCTCGCCGCGCACGTGCTCGCCGGTTCGCTCGGAGCCGACATCGTGCGCGTTCACGACGTGGCGCCGCATGTCGAGGCGCTGCGGGTGCTCGACGCGGTGATGCGCCCGGAGGGCGCGCGTGGGACGATCCATGGCTGA
- the pqqE gene encoding pyrroloquinoline quinone biosynthesis protein PqqE, protein MNAPTPAPSPAEVIPAPVGLLAELTHRCPLRCPYCSNPLELDRRSAELDTQTWLRVLTEAAGLGVLHVHLSGGEPTARPDIVEITAKCAELGLYSNLITSGVGGALGKLDALYDVGLDHVQLSVQGVDAANAEKIGGLKNAQPQKMQFAARVTELGLPLTLNSVIHRGNIHEVPGFIDLAVKLGAKRLEVAHTQYYGWAYVNRAALMPDKSQVDESIRIVEAARERLKGQLVIDLVVPDYYAKYPKACAGGWGRKLMNVTPQGKVLPCHAAETIPGLEFWYVTDHSLGEIWTQSPAFAAYRGTSWMKEPCRSCDRREKDWGGCRCQALALTGDAANTDPACSLSPLHAKMRDLAKEEAAETPPDYIYRSIGTNVQNPLSEKAPL, encoded by the coding sequence ATGAATGCACCGACCCCCGCCCCCTCCCCCGCGGAAGTCATTCCGGCGCCCGTGGGTCTGCTCGCCGAGCTGACGCACCGCTGCCCGCTGCGCTGCCCGTACTGCTCGAACCCGCTGGAGCTCGACCGGCGCTCGGCCGAGCTGGATACGCAGACGTGGCTGCGGGTGCTGACGGAGGCGGCGGGTCTCGGTGTGCTGCACGTCCACCTGTCGGGCGGTGAACCGACCGCCCGCCCCGACATCGTCGAGATCACGGCCAAATGCGCCGAACTCGGCCTGTACTCGAACCTGATCACCTCCGGCGTCGGCGGTGCGCTGGGCAAGCTCGACGCGCTCTACGACGTCGGCCTCGACCACGTGCAGCTCTCCGTACAGGGGGTGGACGCGGCCAACGCGGAAAAAATCGGCGGCCTCAAGAACGCGCAGCCGCAGAAGATGCAGTTCGCCGCCCGCGTCACCGAACTCGGCCTGCCGCTGACGTTGAACTCGGTGATCCACCGCGGCAACATCCACGAGGTGCCGGGCTTCATCGACCTCGCGGTCAAGCTCGGCGCCAAGCGGCTGGAGGTGGCCCACACCCAGTATTACGGCTGGGCCTACGTGAACCGCGCCGCGCTGATGCCGGATAAGAGCCAAGTCGACGAATCGATCCGCATCGTCGAGGCCGCGCGCGAGCGCCTGAAGGGCCAGCTCGTCATCGACCTCGTGGTGCCGGACTACTATGCCAAGTACCCGAAGGCCTGCGCCGGCGGCTGGGGCCGCAAGCTGATGAACGTGACGCCGCAGGGCAAGGTGCTGCCCTGCCACGCCGCCGAGACCATCCCCGGCCTCGAATTCTGGTACGTCACCGACCACTCGCTCGGCGAGATCTGGACCCAATCCCCGGCCTTTGCCGCCTATCGCGGCACGTCCTGGATGAAGGAGCCCTGCCGCTCCTGCGACCGGCGCGAGAAGGATTGGGGCGGGTGCCGCTGCCAGGCGCTGGCGCTCACGGGCGACGCGGCCAACACCGATCCGGCCTGCTCCCTTTCGCCGCTGCACGCGAAAATGCGGGATCTTGCCAAGGAAGAGGCTGCCGAGACCCCGCCCGATTATATATACCGCAGCATCGGGACGAATGTGCAAAACCCGTTGAGCGAAAAGGCACCCCTTTGA
- the pqqC gene encoding pyrroloquinoline-quinone synthase PqqC: protein MTAQFPPPVPDTEQRLLSHEELEAALRDIGARRYHNLHPFHRLLHDGKLSKDQVRAWALNRYYYQAMIPVKDAALLARLPDAQLRRIWRQRIVDHDGDHEGDGGIERWLKLAEGVGFTRDYVLSTRGILSATRFSVDAYVHFVSERSLLEAIASSLTEMFSPTIISERVAGMLKNYDFITKDTLAYFDKRLTQAPRDADFALDYVKRHATTPEMQRAAMDALTFKCNVLWTQLDALYFAYVAPGMIPPDAWQPGEGLVAENNSAEASPTAATAEPAAFSGSDVPRLPRGVRLRFDEVRNKHVLLAPERTFDLDDNAVAVLKLVDGRNTVSQIAQILGQTYDADPAIIEADILPMLAGLAQKRVLER from the coding sequence ATGACCGCCCAATTCCCGCCGCCCGTCCCGGACACTGAGCAACGCCTGCTGAGCCACGAGGAGCTCGAAGCGGCGCTCCGCGACATCGGTGCGCGGCGCTACCACAACCTCCACCCGTTCCACCGGCTGCTGCACGACGGCAAGCTCTCAAAGGATCAGGTCCGGGCCTGGGCGCTCAACCGCTACTATTATCAGGCGATGATACCGGTGAAGGACGCGGCGCTGCTGGCCCGTCTGCCGGATGCACAGCTTCGCCGGATCTGGCGCCAGCGCATCGTCGACCACGACGGCGACCATGAGGGCGACGGCGGCATCGAGCGCTGGCTCAAGCTCGCGGAAGGCGTCGGCTTCACCCGCGACTACGTGCTCTCGACCCGGGGCATCCTGTCGGCGACCCGCTTCTCGGTCGATGCCTATGTCCACTTCGTCTCCGAGCGCAGCCTGCTCGAGGCCATCGCCTCCTCCCTGACCGAGATGTTCTCGCCGACGATCATCTCCGAGCGCGTCGCCGGGATGCTGAAGAACTACGACTTCATCACCAAGGACACGCTGGCCTATTTCGACAAGCGCCTGACCCAGGCCCCGCGCGACGCCGACTTCGCCCTCGATTACGTCAAGCGGCACGCCACCACGCCCGAGATGCAGCGGGCGGCGATGGACGCGCTGACCTTCAAGTGCAACGTGCTCTGGACGCAGCTCGACGCGCTCTACTTCGCCTACGTCGCCCCCGGTATGATCCCGCCGGACGCGTGGCAGCCGGGCGAGGGCCTTGTCGCCGAGAACAACTCCGCCGAGGCCAGCCCCACCGCGGCGACGGCTGAACCCGCGGCCTTCTCGGGCAGCGACGTTCCGCGCCTGCCCCGCGGCGTGCGCCTGCGCTTCGACGAGGTCCGCAACAAGCACGTGCTGCTCGCCCCCGAGCGCACCTTCGACCTCGACGACAACGCCGTCGCGGTCCTCAAGCTCGTCGATGGCCGGAACACGGTTTCGCAGATCGCCCAGATTCTGGGCCAGACCTACGACGCCGACCCGGCCATCATCGAAGCCGACATCCTCCCGATGCTGGCTGGCCTCGCGCAAAAAAGGGTTCTGGAGCGATGA
- the pqqB gene encoding pyrroloquinoline quinone biosynthesis protein PqqB has translation MHVVILGSAAGGGVPQWNCRCSICSMAWAGDPRVKPRTQSSIAVSPDGERWLLLNASPDIRQQIQANPQMHPRQGLRHSPIHAVLLTNGDVDHVAGLLTLREGQPFTLYATPGILASVSDNRVFDVMAAEVVKRQTIALNETFEPVPGLSVTLFSVPGKVPLWLEDASMEIGAETETTVGTMIEAGGKRLAYIPGCARVTEDLKARVAGADALLFDGTVLEDDDMIRAGVGTKTGWRMGHIQINGETGSIASFADVEIGRRVLIHINNTNPVLIEDSPERASVEARGWTVAHDGLTLDL, from the coding sequence ATGCATGTCGTGATCCTCGGTTCGGCCGCGGGCGGCGGCGTTCCTCAATGGAATTGCCGCTGCTCCATCTGTTCTATGGCCTGGGCGGGTGATCCTCGCGTCAAGCCACGCACGCAGTCGAGCATCGCGGTCTCCCCTGACGGGGAACGCTGGCTCCTGCTGAACGCCTCCCCCGACATCCGCCAGCAGATCCAGGCCAATCCGCAGATGCACCCGCGGCAGGGCCTGCGCCACTCGCCGATCCACGCGGTGCTGCTGACCAATGGCGATGTCGATCACGTCGCGGGCCTTCTGACCCTGCGTGAGGGCCAGCCCTTCACGCTCTACGCCACGCCCGGCATCCTGGCCTCCGTCTCCGACAACCGCGTCTTCGACGTGATGGCCGCCGAGGTGGTGAAGCGGCAGACGATCGCCCTCAACGAGACCTTCGAGCCGGTGCCCGGCCTCTCGGTGACGCTGTTCTCCGTCCCCGGCAAGGTGCCGCTCTGGCTGGAGGACGCCTCGATGGAGATCGGGGCGGAGACCGAAACCACCGTCGGCACGATGATCGAGGCCGGAGGCAAGCGCCTCGCCTATATCCCCGGCTGCGCCCGGGTGACGGAGGATCTGAAAGCCCGCGTCGCGGGGGCCGACGCGCTCCTGTTCGACGGCACGGTGCTGGAGGACGACGACATGATCCGCGCGGGTGTCGGCACCAAGACCGGCTGGCGCATGGGGCATATTCAGATCAACGGCGAGACCGGCTCGATCGCCTCCTTCGCCGATGTCGAGATCGGCCGCCGGGTTTTGATTCACATCAACAACACGAATCCGGTCCTGATCGAGGACTCGCCGGAGCGCGCCAGCGTCGAGGCGCGTGGCTGGACCGTCGCCCATGACGGGCTGACCCTCGATCTCTGA
- the pqqA gene encoding pyrroloquinoline quinone precursor peptide PqqA has translation MKWAAPIVSEICVGMEVTSYESAEIDTFN, from the coding sequence ATGAAGTGGGCTGCCCCCATCGTTTCCGAGATCTGCGTCGGCATGGAAGTCACGAGCTACGAGTCGGCCGAGATCGACACCTTCAACTAA
- a CDS encoding response regulator transcription factor, with product MTTRVLIVEDDIDIRGILARGLEAEGFSVGVAGRVEDALSAARDEAPEAVVLDITLPDGSGHDVCRSLREGGYPGAILFLSARDEVRDRAEGLALGADDYIVKPFVFDELLARLQVHLLRRREADTPRTVFTAGRLTLDVNIRQVSFGEASARLTPREAELLALLMQEVNRPISRGEIFDRLWASQGGLSLNVVDVYVGYLRSKLSDFVRLGGPVIVTVRGKGFMLDLRGQDFRH from the coding sequence ATGACGACGCGCGTATTGATCGTTGAAGATGATATCGACATCCGCGGCATCCTGGCGCGCGGCCTGGAGGCGGAAGGGTTTTCCGTCGGCGTGGCCGGCCGGGTCGAGGACGCGTTGAGTGCCGCCCGCGACGAGGCGCCGGAGGCGGTGGTGCTCGACATCACCCTGCCCGACGGCTCCGGCCACGACGTCTGCCGCAGCTTGCGCGAGGGCGGCTATCCCGGCGCGATCCTTTTCTTGAGCGCCCGCGACGAGGTGCGCGACCGGGCCGAGGGACTGGCGCTCGGCGCCGACGACTACATCGTCAAGCCGTTCGTGTTCGACGAACTGCTGGCCCGGCTCCAAGTCCACCTGCTGCGCCGCCGCGAGGCGGACACCCCGCGCACCGTCTTCACCGCAGGCCGGCTGACCCTCGACGTCAACATCCGTCAGGTCAGCTTCGGCGAGGCCTCGGCCCGGCTCACCCCGCGGGAGGCGGAGCTGCTCGCCCTGCTGATGCAGGAGGTGAACCGGCCGATCTCGCGCGGCGAGATCTTCGACCGGCTGTGGGCGAGCCAGGGGGGCCTCTCCCTCAACGTGGTCGATGTCTATGTCGGCTACCTGCGCTCGAAGCTCTCGGATTTCGTGCGGCTGGGCGGTCCGGTGATCGTCACGGTGCGCGGCAAGGGCTTCATGCTCGATCTGCGCGGCCAGGATTTTCGCCACTGA
- a CDS encoding HAMP domain-containing sensor histidine kinase yields the protein MRSLRVRFALLLGGTALIALLAATGVLWSIRLTENVIERTLAAQHRLELLAELSGRLAQYGFAAIDSVGNPDAPPEALSVTRDRVDQALNHVDDAIGNGMATSANLEDRIQYVARTRPLANVRAARAMLDRQVTLVRRETDPDRRKTAMQGALNAFGAMTGPPLSLLIEAERRSMTAGSEAARTLSRRLTAAALAATVLALAFVGVLYRSVTRPTLARIEEIRRAAGAVGSGALETRLSVETRDELGLLVANFNRMAARLARREGRLAADRAALEDTVEARTADLRAANERLEMVDRSRRRFFADVSHELRTPLTVILGECDLAQRSAERAAGRTVEYGPVFTTIRKRAQRLKRRVEDLLRVARSESGQIELDRRAVSAVEVLTDAVDSAGSEAARRRVELVLEPGDHDIEIAADPEWLRQVVESLIDNALRHATGLTRITVSLSEHDTPQGSRALITIDDDGPGFPAGGDGLFERFRREARSGEAGFGIGLALARWVVERHDGAISLGGAEHGGARVVIDLPSLDDGVAPESYGAGHERIGAA from the coding sequence ATGCGTTCGCTGAGAGTTCGGTTCGCCCTCCTGCTCGGCGGCACGGCGCTGATCGCCCTGCTGGCGGCGACCGGCGTTTTGTGGTCGATCCGGCTGACCGAGAACGTCATCGAACGCACGCTGGCCGCCCAGCACCGGCTGGAGCTTCTGGCGGAACTGTCGGGACGGCTGGCGCAGTACGGCTTTGCCGCCATCGACAGCGTCGGCAATCCGGACGCGCCGCCCGAGGCCCTGTCGGTGACCCGCGACCGGGTCGATCAGGCGCTCAACCATGTCGATGACGCCATCGGCAACGGCATGGCGACCAGCGCCAACCTGGAGGACCGGATCCAGTACGTCGCCCGCACCCGGCCGCTCGCCAATGTGCGCGCGGCCCGCGCGATGCTCGACCGTCAGGTCACCCTGGTGCGGCGCGAAACCGATCCCGACCGTCGCAAGACGGCGATGCAGGGCGCGCTCAACGCCTTCGGCGCCATGACGGGACCGCCACTCTCCCTGCTGATCGAGGCGGAGCGGCGCAGCATGACCGCCGGCTCCGAGGCGGCCCGAACCCTTTCACGGCGGCTCACCGCCGCCGCGCTGGCCGCAACGGTGCTGGCGCTCGCCTTCGTCGGGGTGCTCTACCGTTCGGTCACACGGCCGACGCTGGCGCGCATCGAGGAGATCCGCCGGGCGGCCGGGGCCGTCGGCAGCGGCGCGCTCGAGACCCGGCTCTCGGTCGAGACCCGCGACGAACTCGGGCTTCTGGTCGCGAACTTCAACCGCATGGCGGCGCGCCTCGCCCGCCGCGAGGGCCGGCTCGCCGCCGACCGGGCCGCCCTGGAGGACACGGTGGAGGCCCGCACCGCCGACCTGCGCGCGGCCAACGAGCGGCTGGAGATGGTGGACCGCTCCCGGCGCCGCTTCTTCGCCGATGTCAGCCACGAGTTGCGCACCCCGCTCACCGTCATCCTGGGTGAGTGCGACCTCGCCCAGCGCTCGGCGGAGCGCGCCGCCGGCCGAACCGTGGAGTACGGACCGGTCTTCACCACCATCCGCAAACGGGCCCAGCGCCTCAAGCGACGGGTCGAGGATCTGCTTCGTGTGGCCCGCTCGGAATCCGGCCAGATCGAGCTCGACCGGCGCGCCGTGAGCGCCGTCGAGGTGCTGACCGACGCCGTCGACAGCGCCGGCTCGGAGGCCGCCCGCCGCCGGGTCGAGCTGGTGCTGGAACCGGGCGACCACGACATCGAGATCGCCGCCGATCCGGAATGGCTCCGCCAGGTTGTCGAGAGCCTGATCGACAACGCGCTGCGCCACGCCACCGGCCTGACCCGCATCACCGTCTCGCTGAGCGAGCACGACACGCCGCAGGGCAGCCGGGCGCTGATCACCATCGACGATGACGGCCCCGGCTTCCCCGCGGGCGGGGACGGGCTGTTCGAACGCTTCCGCCGCGAGGCCCGATCGGGAGAAGCGGGATTCGGCATAGGTTTAGCTCTGGCGCGATGGGTCGTTGAGCGCCATGATGGCGCGATCAGCCTCGGCGGAGCCGAACACGGCGGCGCCCGGGTGGTGATCGACCTGCCCTCGCTCGACGATGGCGTCGCGCCGGAATCCTACGGGGCAGGACACGAGAGGATCGGCGCCGCATGA
- a CDS encoding formylmethanofuran dehydrogenase subunit C gives MSTLRLRGDLPERVDLLNITPLALSGLSEAEAGKLAIGTSRRGLTLGDVFEISLDGSDSLVIEGGSSRLDRVGAALSQGSIRVEGDVGQRLGEGMAAGSLTVTGSAGPYAGTGATGGTITIQGDAGDHAGGAVYAAKAGLDGATLVIKGAAGDHLGDRMRRGMILAGSAGAYAGSRMIAGTILVSGALGDHPGYGMRRGTLVAGSHGTLLPTFVETGTPDLVFIRLLAQSLKHLGAAQASLLGGTLRRYSGDLATLGKGELFVPA, from the coding sequence ATGAGCACGCTGAGACTGCGCGGTGATCTGCCGGAGCGGGTCGACCTTCTCAACATCACCCCCCTCGCCCTGAGCGGATTGTCCGAAGCCGAGGCGGGCAAGCTCGCCATCGGCACGAGCCGCCGCGGCCTGACCCTCGGCGACGTGTTCGAGATCAGCCTCGACGGCTCCGACAGCCTCGTGATCGAGGGCGGCTCGTCCCGGCTCGACCGGGTGGGTGCGGCGCTCTCGCAAGGCTCGATCCGGGTCGAGGGCGATGTCGGCCAGCGCCTCGGCGAAGGCATGGCGGCCGGCTCGCTCACGGTGACGGGCTCCGCCGGCCCCTATGCCGGCACGGGTGCGACCGGCGGCACGATCACGATTCAAGGCGATGCCGGCGACCACGCGGGCGGCGCCGTCTACGCCGCCAAGGCCGGGCTCGACGGCGCGACGCTCGTCATCAAGGGCGCGGCCGGCGACCATCTCGGCGACCGCATGCGCCGGGGCATGATCCTGGCGGGTTCGGCCGGTGCTTACGCCGGCTCGCGCATGATCGCGGGCACGATCCTCGTCTCCGGCGCGCTGGGCGACCATCCGGGTTACGGCATGCGCCGCGGCACACTGGTCGCGGGCAGCCACGGCACCCTGCTGCCGACCTTCGTCGAGACCGGCACCCCCGACCTCGTCTTCATCCGGCTGCTGGCCCAGAGCCTCAAGCATCTCGGCGCGGCGCAGGCCAGTCTCCTCGGCGGCACGCTGCGGCGCTACTCCGGCGATCTCGCGACGCTCGGCAAGGGCGAACTGTTCGTGCCGGCCTGA
- the fhcD gene encoding formylmethanofuran--tetrahydromethanopterin N-formyltransferase: MSDFTLNGIKVEDTFAEAFDVAGTAIIVTNDTPKWAMIAATVMTGFATSVIGCGAEAGIDAELSPDETPDGRPGVRILLFGFEPNGLKDQLLKRVGQCILTCPGTACFAGVEGPTKIKLGGAIRYFGDGFALAKRLPDHEGKMRRYWRIPVMDGEFLCEDSVRAVNGAVGGGNLLFLGRKHADTLIVAEIAVEAAKAIPGAILPFPGGIVRSGSKVGGRTKGMMASTNDAYCPTLKGRAGSALPPECGVVLEIVIDALTSAAVAESMRAALHAATEIGAQHGLVAVTAGNYGGNLGRHHYHLRDLLEKPAA, translated from the coding sequence ATGAGCGACTTCACCCTCAACGGCATCAAGGTCGAGGATACCTTCGCCGAGGCCTTCGACGTCGCGGGCACCGCGATCATCGTCACCAACGACACGCCGAAATGGGCGATGATCGCGGCGACGGTGATGACGGGCTTCGCCACCTCGGTGATCGGCTGCGGCGCCGAGGCCGGCATCGATGCCGAACTCTCCCCCGACGAGACGCCGGACGGACGCCCGGGCGTGCGCATCCTGCTGTTCGGCTTCGAGCCGAACGGGCTGAAGGACCAGCTCCTCAAGCGCGTCGGCCAGTGCATCCTCACCTGCCCCGGCACAGCCTGCTTTGCCGGCGTCGAGGGGCCGACCAAGATCAAGCTCGGCGGCGCGATCCGCTATTTCGGCGACGGCTTCGCGCTCGCCAAGCGCCTGCCCGACCATGAGGGCAAGATGCGCCGCTACTGGCGCATCCCCGTCATGGACGGCGAGTTCCTGTGCGAGGATTCGGTGCGCGCGGTCAACGGCGCGGTCGGCGGCGGCAACCTGCTGTTCCTCGGCCGCAAGCATGCCGACACGCTCATCGTCGCCGAGATCGCGGTCGAGGCGGCGAAAGCCATCCCCGGCGCGATCCTGCCCTTCCCCGGTGGCATCGTCCGCTCCGGCTCGAAGGTCGGCGGGCGCACCAAGGGCATGATGGCCTCGACCAACGACGCCTACTGCCCGACGCTGAAGGGCCGGGCCGGCTCGGCGCTGCCGCCCGAATGCGGCGTGGTGCTGGAAATCGTCATCGATGCCCTGACCTCGGCGGCGGTCGCCGAATCGATGCGCGCGGCGCTGCACGCCGCCACCGAGATCGGCGCACAGCACGGCCTCGTCGCCGTCACCGCCGGCAATTACGGCGGCAATCTCGGCCGGCACCACTACCACCTCCGCGACCTGTTGGAGAAACCCGCTGCATGA